In a genomic window of Curtobacterium sp. MCBD17_035:
- a CDS encoding serine/threonine-protein kinase, translated as MARRLPSTPPVLPGFTYVHVLGSGGFADVFLYEQNMPRRQVAVKVLLDEVVDDRVRQSFQSEANLMARLSTHPSILTVLQASVAADGRPYLVMELCSASLSERYRRDPVPVSEVLAIGVRVGSALETAHREGVLHRDVKPSNILRTAYGSPVLSDFGIAASIGEADPDEPIGMSIPWSAPEVLMDESRGSVQSEVYSLAATVYSLLAGRSPFEVPGGANGADDLMGRIDKGTPKPTGRPDVPPSLERLLAAAMSRRPEQRPATAIEFVRGLQQVEAELGLPQTPAEVEVENWAMASVGDATDRTMLRNVAAPVAGGRRRRARQSPRGGLTTTASRSVGTVHRSASTARVGRRSRSTLLWAALAAVVVAVVAVSATLVLTRTGSGSIPTVSDIRATTVGTTVTFRWGDPGTRAGDTYVISSNGGTSQQTGRSFVVSGKRGDEECVAVAVNRDGKNGDQSAQKCVTIGDD; from the coding sequence ATGGCCCGCCGCCTGCCGTCCACGCCACCCGTGCTCCCCGGCTTCACGTACGTGCACGTCCTGGGATCGGGCGGGTTCGCCGACGTGTTCCTGTACGAGCAGAACATGCCGCGTCGCCAGGTCGCGGTCAAGGTCCTCCTCGACGAGGTCGTCGACGACCGGGTGCGGCAGTCGTTCCAGTCCGAGGCGAACCTCATGGCGCGGCTCAGCACCCACCCGTCGATCCTGACGGTGCTCCAGGCCAGCGTGGCGGCCGACGGTCGGCCGTACCTCGTGATGGAGCTCTGCTCGGCGTCGTTGAGCGAGCGCTACCGTCGGGACCCGGTCCCGGTGTCCGAGGTCCTCGCGATCGGTGTCCGCGTCGGGTCCGCCCTCGAGACCGCGCACCGCGAGGGCGTCCTGCACCGCGACGTCAAGCCCTCCAACATCCTCCGCACCGCGTACGGCAGCCCGGTGCTGTCGGACTTCGGTATCGCCGCTTCCATCGGCGAGGCCGACCCGGACGAACCGATCGGGATGTCGATCCCCTGGTCCGCGCCGGAGGTGCTCATGGACGAGTCCCGCGGTTCGGTGCAGTCCGAGGTCTACTCGCTCGCCGCGACGGTGTACTCGTTGCTCGCCGGCCGGAGCCCCTTCGAGGTACCTGGTGGCGCGAACGGTGCGGACGACCTCATGGGCCGCATCGACAAGGGCACGCCGAAGCCGACCGGGCGGCCCGACGTCCCCCCGTCGCTCGAGCGGCTCCTCGCCGCGGCGATGTCCCGACGCCCGGAACAGCGGCCCGCGACGGCGATCGAGTTCGTCCGCGGACTCCAACAGGTGGAGGCAGAACTCGGTCTCCCGCAGACCCCGGCCGAGGTCGAGGTCGAGAACTGGGCGATGGCGTCGGTCGGTGACGCCACGGACCGCACCATGCTCCGCAACGTCGCCGCGCCGGTCGCCGGTGGCCGTCGGCGCCGTGCGCGGCAGTCCCCGCGCGGCGGGCTCACGACCACGGCGTCCCGGAGCGTCGGCACGGTGCACCGCAGCGCGTCGACGGCCCGGGTCGGCCGGCGGTCGCGGTCGACCCTGCTGTGGGCGGCCCTGGCCGCCGTCGTGGTCGCCGTGGTCGCCGTGTCGGCGACGCTGGTGCTGACCCGGACCGGCTCGGGATCGATCCCGACCGTGTCGGACATCCGGGCGACGACCGTCGGCACGACCGTCACGTTCCGCTGGGGTGACCCGGGCACACGCGCCGGTGACACGTACGTCATCAGTTCGAACGGCGGCACGAGCCAGCAGACCGGGCGGAGCTTCGTCGTCTCGGGCAAGCGGGGCGACGAGGAATGCGTCGCCGTCGCGGTCAACCGGGACGGCAAGAACGGCGACCAGAGCGCCCAGAAGTGCGTCACCATCGGGGACGACTAG
- a CDS encoding protein phosphatase 2C domain-containing protein, whose translation MTELGRPTSAHSLALPGADGGALTLSWGAATDVGRRRDHNEDSYLVESPFFVVADGMGGHLAGDRASDAVVRRLGALRDVFASEDAIQAALVRATSDIERAAGGNAIGAGTTVTGVAIIAAGGVPAALVFNVGDSRTYRVENGAMRRVTVDHSVVQEMVDAGLLRAEDAESHPDSNVITRAVGFGETPEPDFWTLPLHAGDRYIICSDGLTKEIGDVGISRIAAKVDDPQQLAERLVGDAIVAGGRDNVTVVVLQVDAAPHADDVEDTLPRHRSA comes from the coding sequence GTGACGGAACTCGGCCGACCGACGTCGGCGCACTCCCTGGCCCTGCCCGGTGCGGACGGCGGTGCCCTCACGCTCTCGTGGGGGGCCGCGACCGACGTCGGTCGGCGTCGCGACCACAACGAGGACAGCTACCTCGTCGAGTCGCCGTTCTTCGTCGTGGCGGACGGCATGGGCGGCCACCTCGCGGGGGACCGGGCGAGCGACGCGGTGGTCCGTCGTCTCGGTGCGCTCCGCGACGTCTTCGCCTCGGAGGACGCGATCCAGGCCGCGCTCGTGCGCGCGACCTCGGACATCGAGCGCGCGGCCGGGGGCAACGCGATCGGTGCCGGCACCACCGTGACGGGCGTCGCGATCATCGCGGCAGGGGGCGTCCCCGCGGCGCTCGTGTTCAACGTCGGGGACTCGCGGACCTACCGCGTCGAGAACGGCGCGATGCGACGGGTGACCGTCGACCACTCGGTGGTCCAGGAGATGGTGGATGCCGGGCTGCTCCGCGCCGAGGACGCCGAGTCCCACCCGGACAGCAACGTCATCACGCGCGCGGTCGGGTTCGGCGAGACGCCGGAGCCCGACTTCTGGACGCTGCCGCTGCACGCGGGTGACCGCTACATCATCTGCTCCGACGGTCTCACGAAGGAGATCGGCGACGTGGGGATCTCCCGGATCGCGGCGAAGGTGGACGACCCGCAGCAGCTCGCCGAGCGCCTGGTGGGTGACGCGATCGTCGCCGGTGGCCGCGACAACGTGACGGTCGTGGTCCTGCAGGTCGACGCCGCGCCGCACGCCGACGACGTCGAGGACACCCTGCCCCGCCACCGGTCCGCCTGA
- a CDS encoding FHA domain-containing protein produces the protein MGEDDDTILGRPVTRPSPPHPHVRHARDDGGPARPTAGSTTTGSPHPGTDGVESGRVPAIRVGEQVVRLDRPVVIGRRPAPPRVPLTARPLLVTVPSRHGEVSGSHLAVRAEGTAVVVEDLASTNGTVVRAPGARPFRMPSGAAIVVLTGTVVDIGDGNTVEILSRHLRIPEATRGGLAGDPLDLPPIPRHHD, from the coding sequence ATGGGCGAGGACGACGACACCATCCTCGGACGTCCGGTGACGCGGCCGTCCCCGCCGCATCCCCACGTGCGGCACGCCCGTGACGACGGCGGTCCGGCGCGGCCCACGGCAGGGTCGACCACGACCGGGTCGCCGCATCCGGGCACCGACGGCGTCGAGTCCGGGCGCGTCCCGGCGATCCGGGTCGGCGAACAGGTCGTCCGGCTCGACCGGCCGGTGGTCATCGGTCGTCGTCCCGCACCACCGCGGGTGCCGCTCACCGCACGGCCGCTGCTCGTCACCGTGCCCTCCCGGCACGGTGAGGTCTCGGGCTCGCACCTCGCCGTCCGCGCTGAGGGAACCGCCGTCGTCGTGGAGGACCTCGCGTCCACGAACGGCACGGTCGTGCGTGCCCCCGGTGCCCGTCCGTTCCGCATGCCCTCCGGTGCCGCGATCGTCGTGCTCACCGGTACGGTGGTGGACATCGGGGACGGCAACACCGTCGAGATCCTGTCCCGTCACCTCCGCATCCCGGAAGCGACCCGCGGCGGTCTGGCCGGTGACCCCCTCGACCTCCCACCGATCCCACGACACCACGACTGA
- the yaaA gene encoding peroxide stress protein YaaA: protein MSGLTILLPPSETKREGGDDTRPFDLGALSFPELTSERVAVIAAARSVSSDDESARYALRLGPRSVGERLRNLSLEGAPTLPAVERYTGVLYDPLDASSAPPAVREWWHRHVIVQSAMFGPIAAGDPIPAYRLSHDARLGNLRLGSVWPGSTARALGSRGVDGVVLDLRSEGYRALGPVSGSVRLRVVSEGTDGRRRALNHWNKTAKGRLVSALGRAQIEPGSMSDLADWGRTVGIGLDRTSDGWDLVAETLEPATV, encoded by the coding sequence CTGAGCGGACTGACGATCCTCCTCCCGCCGTCGGAGACCAAGCGGGAGGGCGGTGACGACACGCGCCCCTTCGACCTCGGTGCGCTGTCGTTCCCGGAACTGACCAGTGAGCGGGTCGCGGTGATCGCCGCGGCCCGCTCCGTCAGTTCTGACGACGAGTCGGCGCGGTACGCGCTGCGACTCGGTCCGCGATCCGTGGGGGAGCGTCTCCGCAACCTCTCCCTGGAGGGTGCGCCGACCCTCCCGGCCGTGGAGCGGTACACGGGTGTCCTGTACGACCCACTCGACGCGTCCTCCGCGCCGCCGGCGGTCCGCGAGTGGTGGCACCGACACGTGATCGTGCAGTCCGCGATGTTCGGTCCCATCGCGGCTGGTGATCCGATCCCGGCCTACCGCCTGTCCCACGACGCGCGGCTGGGGAACCTCCGCCTGGGGAGCGTGTGGCCCGGGTCGACCGCGCGGGCGCTCGGATCGCGCGGAGTCGACGGCGTCGTGCTCGACCTCCGTTCCGAGGGGTACCGTGCGCTCGGGCCGGTGTCCGGATCGGTCCGGCTCCGCGTCGTGTCGGAGGGGACGGACGGCCGTCGCCGCGCGCTGAACCACTGGAACAAGACCGCGAAGGGCCGGCTCGTCTCCGCACTCGGTCGGGCTCAGATCGAGCCGGGGTCCATGTCGGACCTCGCCGACTGGGGTCGGACGGTCGGGATCGGGCTCGATCGGACGTCCGACGGATGGGACCTCGTGGCGGAGACTCTCGAACCCGCGACAGTGTGA
- a CDS encoding F0F1 ATP synthase subunit epsilon, producing the protein MAGLTVSVVSADQEVWTGDATMVVARTTEGQIGVLAGHEPMLAILAQGQVRISRADGSTVHADAEDGFLSVEHDTVTIVARQAALASTGGRA; encoded by the coding sequence ATGGCCGGTCTCACCGTGAGCGTCGTGTCGGCCGACCAAGAGGTCTGGACGGGCGACGCCACCATGGTCGTGGCCCGGACGACCGAGGGGCAGATCGGTGTCCTCGCGGGGCACGAGCCCATGCTCGCCATCCTCGCGCAGGGGCAGGTGCGGATCTCGCGCGCCGACGGGAGCACCGTCCACGCGGACGCCGAAGACGGCTTCCTGTCGGTCGAACACGACACCGTCACGATCGTGGCGCGCCAGGCCGCCCTCGCGTCCACCGGAGGACGGGCCTGA
- the atpD gene encoding F0F1 ATP synthase subunit beta: protein MTDTATIAVESSSAPGVGRIARVTGPVVDIEFPHDAIPDIYNALHTTITLGENQQEITLEVAQHLGDDLVRAIALKPTDGLVRGQEVRDTGAPISVPVGDVTKGKVFDVTGNILNAQPGEHIEITERWPIHRKAPAFDQLESKTTMFETGIKVIDLLTPYVQGGKIGLFGGAGVGKTVLIQEMIQRVAQDHGGVSVFAGVGERTREGNDLIGEMDEAGVFDKTALVFGQMDEPPGTRLRVALSALTMAEYFRDVQRQDVLLFIDNIFRFTQAGSEVSTLLGRMPSAVGYQPNLADEMGVLQERITSTRGHSITSLQAIYVPADDYTDPAPATTFAHLDATTELSREIASQGLYPAVDPLASTSRILDPRYLGQDHYETATRVKQILQKNKELQEIIAILGVDELSEEDKITVERARRIQQFLSQNTYMAKKFTGVEGSTVPLKDTIESFRAIADGEFDHVAVQAFFNVGAISDVEEKWAQIQKENR, encoded by the coding sequence ATGACCGACACCGCCACCATCGCGGTCGAGTCGTCGTCGGCACCCGGCGTCGGCCGGATCGCCCGCGTCACGGGCCCCGTCGTCGACATCGAGTTCCCGCACGACGCGATCCCCGACATCTACAACGCGCTCCACACGACGATCACGCTCGGCGAGAACCAGCAGGAGATCACGCTCGAGGTCGCCCAGCACCTCGGCGACGACCTGGTGCGCGCGATCGCCCTCAAGCCGACGGACGGCCTCGTCCGCGGCCAGGAGGTCCGCGACACCGGTGCGCCGATCTCGGTGCCGGTCGGTGACGTCACCAAGGGCAAGGTGTTCGACGTCACGGGGAACATCCTCAACGCCCAGCCCGGTGAGCACATCGAGATCACCGAGCGCTGGCCCATCCACCGCAAGGCCCCGGCGTTCGACCAGCTCGAGTCGAAGACCACGATGTTCGAGACGGGCATCAAGGTCATCGACCTCCTCACCCCGTACGTGCAGGGTGGCAAGATCGGCCTGTTCGGTGGTGCGGGTGTCGGCAAGACCGTCCTCATCCAGGAGATGATCCAGCGCGTCGCCCAGGACCACGGCGGTGTGTCGGTGTTCGCAGGCGTCGGTGAGCGCACCCGTGAGGGCAACGACCTCATCGGCGAGATGGACGAGGCCGGGGTCTTCGACAAGACCGCCCTGGTGTTCGGCCAGATGGACGAGCCGCCGGGAACGCGCCTCCGCGTGGCGCTGTCGGCCCTGACCATGGCCGAGTACTTCCGCGACGTCCAGCGGCAGGACGTGCTGCTGTTCATCGACAACATCTTCCGCTTCACGCAGGCGGGCTCCGAGGTCTCGACGCTGCTCGGTCGCATGCCGTCCGCGGTGGGCTACCAGCCGAACCTCGCCGACGAGATGGGTGTGCTCCAGGAGCGCATCACCTCGACGCGGGGCCATTCGATCACCTCGCTCCAGGCGATCTACGTGCCGGCCGACGACTACACCGACCCGGCGCCGGCCACGACGTTCGCACACCTCGACGCGACGACGGAGCTCTCGCGTGAGATCGCGTCGCAGGGCCTGTACCCGGCGGTCGACCCGCTCGCGTCGACCTCGCGCATCCTCGACCCGCGCTACCTGGGCCAGGACCACTACGAGACCGCGACCCGCGTCAAGCAGATCCTCCAGAAGAACAAGGAGCTGCAGGAGATCATCGCGATCCTCGGTGTGGACGAGCTCTCCGAAGAGGACAAGATCACCGTCGAGCGTGCTCGTCGGATCCAGCAGTTCCTCTCGCAGAACACCTACATGGCGAAGAAGTTCACGGGCGTCGAGGGCTCCACCGTCCCGCTCAAGGACACGATCGAGTCGTTCCGCGCCATCGCGGACGGCGAGTTCGACCACGTCGCCGTGCAGGCGTTCTTCAACGTCGGTGCGATCTCCGACGTCGAGGAGAAGTGGGCGCAGATCCAGAAGGAGAACCGCTGA
- a CDS encoding F0F1 ATP synthase subunit gamma — MGAQLRVYRQRIRSAQTTKKVTRAMELISASRIQKAQARMAASGPYSRAVTRAVSAVATFSNVEHVLTTEPASSTRAAIVVFTSDRGLNGAFSSNVLKQTEELASLLRSEGKDVVYYLVGRKSVGYFSFRQRDSERQWIGGTDQPSFSTAKQIGDAVVGKFLQETSEGGVDEIHIVFNRFVSLVTQEPQVVRLLPLEVVEGVDAPADDAPLPLYEFEPDADAVLDALLPVYIESRIFNAMLQSAASEHAARQRAMKSASDNADSLIRDFTRLANNARQAEITQQISEIVGGADALSGTKK; from the coding sequence ATGGGAGCACAACTCCGGGTCTACCGGCAGCGCATCCGCTCGGCGCAGACGACCAAGAAGGTCACCCGCGCCATGGAGCTGATCTCCGCGTCGCGGATCCAGAAGGCGCAGGCCCGCATGGCCGCGTCCGGCCCGTACTCGCGGGCCGTGACGCGTGCCGTGTCCGCCGTGGCCACCTTCTCGAACGTCGAGCACGTGCTGACGACCGAACCGGCCAGCTCGACGCGTGCCGCGATCGTCGTGTTCACGTCGGACCGCGGGCTGAACGGCGCGTTCAGCTCGAACGTGCTGAAGCAGACCGAGGAGCTCGCGTCGCTGCTGCGCAGCGAGGGCAAGGACGTCGTCTACTACCTCGTGGGCCGGAAGTCGGTCGGGTACTTCTCGTTCCGCCAGCGTGACTCGGAGCGGCAGTGGATCGGCGGGACGGACCAGCCGTCCTTCTCGACGGCCAAGCAGATCGGCGACGCGGTCGTCGGCAAGTTCCTGCAGGAGACGTCCGAGGGCGGTGTGGACGAGATCCACATCGTGTTCAACCGGTTCGTGAGCCTCGTGACCCAGGAGCCGCAGGTCGTGCGACTGCTGCCGCTCGAGGTGGTCGAGGGAGTCGACGCTCCGGCGGACGACGCTCCGCTCCCGCTGTACGAGTTCGAGCCGGACGCGGACGCAGTCCTCGACGCCCTGTTGCCCGTCTACATCGAAAGCCGCATCTTCAACGCGATGCTGCAGTCCGCCGCCTCGGAGCACGCTGCTCGCCAGCGCGCGATGAAGTCCGCCAGTGACAACGCGGACTCGCTGATCCGCGACTTCACGCGGCTCGCGAACAACGCGCGTCAGGCCGAGATCACGCAGCAGATCTCCGAGATCGTCGGCGGTGCCGACGCGCTCTCCGGCACCAAGAAGTAA
- the atpA gene encoding F0F1 ATP synthase subunit alpha has protein sequence MADITISPDEIRDALKDFVSNYEPTKASTAEVGHVIDAADGIAHVEGLPGVMANELIRFADGTLGLAQNLDEDEIGVIVLGEFAGVEEGQEVTRTGEVLSVPVGDGYLGRVVDPLGTPLDGLGEIASEGRRALELQAPGVMARKSVHEPMQTGIKAIDAMIPIGRGQRQLIIGDRQTGKTAIAIDTIINQKANWESGDVDKQVRCIYVAIGQKGSTIASVKGALEDAGAMEYTTIVAAPASDPAGFKYLAPYTGSAIGQHWMYGGKHVLIIFDDLSKQAEAYRAVSLLLRRPPGREAYPGDVFYLHSRLLERCAKLSDELGAGSMTGLPIIETRANDVSAYIPTNVISITDGQIFLQSDLFNANQRPAVDVGISVSRVGGDAQVKSIKKVSGTLKLELAQYRALEAFAMFASDLDQASRRQLDRGARLTELLKQPQYSPYPVEDQVVSIWAGTNGKLDEVPVSDVLRFEAELLDHLKRNTSILDTLRETNVLDDDTISALGAAIDDFKKGFQTGEGKTLASVGNEQFAAADADDVDQEQIVRGRR, from the coding sequence ATGGCAGACATCACCATCAGCCCCGATGAGATCCGTGATGCCCTGAAGGACTTCGTCTCGAACTACGAGCCGACGAAGGCCTCCACGGCCGAGGTCGGTCACGTGATCGACGCAGCCGACGGCATCGCCCACGTCGAGGGCCTCCCCGGCGTCATGGCCAACGAGCTGATCCGCTTCGCGGACGGCACGCTCGGCCTCGCGCAGAACCTCGACGAGGACGAGATCGGCGTCATCGTGCTCGGCGAGTTCGCCGGCGTCGAAGAGGGCCAGGAAGTCACCCGCACCGGCGAGGTGCTCTCCGTCCCCGTCGGCGACGGGTACCTCGGGCGCGTCGTGGACCCGCTCGGCACGCCGCTCGACGGCCTCGGCGAGATCGCGTCGGAGGGCCGCCGCGCCCTCGAGCTCCAGGCTCCGGGCGTCATGGCCCGCAAGTCGGTGCACGAGCCGATGCAGACCGGCATCAAGGCCATCGACGCCATGATCCCGATCGGCCGCGGTCAGCGTCAGCTCATCATCGGCGACCGCCAGACCGGCAAGACGGCCATCGCGATCGACACGATCATCAACCAGAAGGCCAACTGGGAGTCCGGCGACGTCGACAAGCAGGTGCGCTGCATCTACGTCGCGATCGGCCAGAAGGGTTCGACGATCGCCTCCGTCAAGGGTGCGCTCGAGGACGCCGGCGCGATGGAGTACACCACCATCGTCGCCGCCCCCGCCTCCGACCCCGCGGGCTTCAAGTACCTCGCCCCGTACACCGGCTCGGCCATCGGTCAGCACTGGATGTACGGCGGCAAGCACGTCCTCATCATCTTCGACGACCTGTCGAAGCAGGCCGAGGCCTACCGCGCGGTGTCCCTCCTCCTCCGTCGTCCGCCGGGGCGCGAGGCCTACCCGGGTGACGTCTTCTACCTGCACTCCCGGCTCCTCGAGCGTTGCGCGAAGCTGTCCGACGAGCTCGGTGCCGGTTCGATGACGGGCCTGCCCATCATCGAAACCCGTGCCAACGACGTCTCGGCCTACATCCCGACGAACGTGATCTCGATCACGGACGGGCAGATCTTCCTGCAGTCGGACCTGTTCAACGCGAACCAGCGTCCGGCGGTCGACGTGGGCATCTCGGTGTCGCGCGTCGGGGGCGACGCCCAGGTCAAGTCGATCAAGAAGGTCTCCGGGACGCTCAAGCTCGAACTCGCCCAGTACCGGGCGCTCGAGGCCTTCGCGATGTTCGCTTCGGACCTCGACCAGGCCTCGCGTCGTCAGCTCGACCGCGGAGCCCGGCTCACCGAGCTCCTCAAGCAGCCGCAGTACTCGCCGTACCCCGTCGAGGACCAGGTCGTCTCGATCTGGGCCGGCACCAACGGCAAGCTCGACGAGGTCCCGGTGTCGGACGTCCTCCGGTTCGAGGCCGAGTTGCTCGACCACCTGAAGCGCAACACGTCGATCCTCGACACGCTGCGCGAGACGAACGTCCTCGACGACGACACGATCTCGGCGCTCGGTGCCGCGATCGACGACTTCAAGAAGGGGTTCCAGACGGGCGAGGGCAAGACGCTCGCCTCGGTCGGGAACGAGCAGTTCGCCGCTGCGGACGCCGACGACGTCGATCAGGAGCAGATCGTCCGCGGACGCCGCTGA